A single genomic interval of Gemmatimonas aurantiaca harbors:
- the flgG gene encoding flagellar basal-body rod protein FlgG has protein sequence MDPALRAAATGMMAQQTRTEVIAHNLANVNTPGFKRSRAHFEDLLYQTVQGQQVLGENDTQITPAIQVGRGTRLAGVQRLHEQGPIEETGRNLDVAIEGEGFFQIQLPSGETAYTRDGSLQISDQGVLVTSAGYALQPPIRIPDDASEFTVSATGVVSVRRGNDIQPTEIGRIELARFANPSGLLSLGQNLLAPTAASGQPVVGFPNDSGMGRLQQKSLEGSNVEIVQEMVEMIAAMRAYEINSKAIKTADEMSQIANNIAR, from the coding sequence ATGGATCCGGCACTCCGCGCCGCCGCCACCGGCATGATGGCGCAGCAGACCCGCACCGAAGTCATCGCCCACAACCTCGCCAACGTGAACACGCCCGGCTTCAAGCGGAGCCGCGCGCACTTCGAAGACCTGCTCTATCAAACCGTGCAGGGTCAGCAGGTCCTCGGCGAGAACGACACGCAGATCACACCCGCCATCCAGGTCGGACGCGGCACGCGGCTGGCCGGTGTGCAGCGCCTGCACGAGCAGGGGCCCATCGAGGAGACGGGACGCAATCTCGATGTCGCCATCGAGGGCGAAGGGTTCTTCCAGATCCAGCTGCCGTCGGGAGAAACGGCTTACACGCGCGACGGCAGTCTGCAGATCTCCGACCAGGGTGTGCTCGTCACCAGCGCGGGGTATGCACTGCAGCCGCCCATCCGCATCCCCGACGACGCGTCGGAATTCACCGTGTCCGCCACGGGTGTGGTGAGTGTGCGGCGCGGCAACGACATCCAGCCCACCGAGATCGGTCGCATCGAACTGGCGCGTTTCGCCAATCCGTCGGGGCTGCTCTCGCTCGGTCAGAACCTGCTCGCGCCCACCGCGGCATCGGGACAGCCTGTGGTCGGGTTCCCCAATGACTCCGGCATGGGACGCCTGCAGCAGAAGAGCCTCGAAGGCTCGAACGTCGAGATCGTGCAGGAAATGGTCGAGATGATCGCCGCGATGCGCGCGTACGAAATCAACTCGAAGGCCATCAAGACGGCCGACGAGATGAGTCAGATCGCCAACAACATCGCGCGGTAG
- a CDS encoding flagellar hook-basal body protein: MPGPVQNNGLSAAASALQMLERKQQVLANNLANASTRGFKAETTFARMMGNQLAKADTAVDLTPGTLTETHNTLDLALEGDGFFVVDTPAGERFVRNGNFRLDANRRLTDDQGNPVLGENGAITLPPGTVEVDATGLITVDGKPQQRLRIERVAPGTDLEHEGGTRFIPDASRQVIPPAERTVKQGFLEESNVNPMSAMTEMLSVLHRYGAAQQTLSTIDAVRGIAVTDLAKPV; the protein is encoded by the coding sequence ATGCCAGGTCCCGTTCAGAACAATGGGTTGTCCGCTGCTGCCTCCGCGCTCCAGATGCTGGAACGCAAGCAGCAGGTGCTCGCCAACAATCTCGCCAACGCGTCCACCCGCGGCTTCAAGGCGGAGACGACGTTCGCGCGCATGATGGGCAACCAGCTCGCCAAGGCCGACACCGCCGTCGACCTCACGCCGGGCACGCTCACGGAAACCCACAACACGCTCGATCTCGCGCTCGAGGGCGACGGGTTCTTCGTGGTCGATACGCCCGCCGGCGAACGGTTCGTCCGGAACGGCAACTTCCGGCTCGACGCCAACCGCCGCCTCACCGACGATCAGGGCAATCCGGTCCTCGGCGAAAACGGGGCCATCACGCTGCCCCCGGGCACCGTCGAAGTCGATGCCACCGGTCTCATCACCGTGGACGGCAAGCCGCAGCAGCGCCTGCGCATCGAACGCGTCGCGCCCGGCACCGATCTCGAACATGAAGGCGGCACCCGCTTCATCCCCGATGCGTCCCGGCAGGTCATCCCGCCCGCCGAACGCACCGTGAAGCAGGGATTCCTCGAGGAATCGAATGTGAATCCCATGTCCGCCATGACCGAGATGCTGTCCGTGCTGCATCGCTACGGCGCCGCGCAGCAAACGCTGTCCACCATCGATGCGGTACGCGGAATCGCCGTGACCGATCTCGCCAAACCCGTCTGA